One part of the Mya arenaria isolate MELC-2E11 chromosome 3, ASM2691426v1 genome encodes these proteins:
- the LOC128228649 gene encoding plasminogen-like isoform X2 yields the protein MVKSEDCWDGVNSMAYSGKVAVTASGIECQAWSMDEPHSHGCHDPVNFPHDGSDVAAQNYCRDIILSLEGFPWCYTMSNRRWEGCDIPICFSKSFQN from the exons ATGG TCAAATCAGAAGACTGTTGGGATGGAGTAAACAGTATGGCGTACAGCGGTAAGGTGGCAGTGACGGCCTCCGGTATTGAGTGCCAAGCGTGGAGTATGGACGAACCGCACTCCCATGGCTGTCATGATCCAGTAAATTTCCCACACGACGGGTCTGATGTTGCAGCACAGAACTATTGCAG GGATATTATTCTTAGTCTGGAAGGTTTTCCTTGGTGCTACACAATGTCCAACCGACGTTGGGAGGGATGTGATATTCCTATATGCTTCAGTAAGTCTTTTCAAAACTAA
- the LOC128228649 gene encoding uncharacterized protein LOC128228649 isoform X1, producing the protein MEYQQYYENRFTNSELTAMLRQVNEQDEHSCDVSVKVGTWVRRFHTSILKESGFFNTLFGNGKFRENTFGIIEFCERRSTIVEGAILFLYNEEPVIDTRCIQEFFDIAEFLMIPRLKIFCVKWFEQTQKTNALIDKYLPVSILYDVDIASAIDYIRTNLRELMDGSSLLNIDTNSLQSLLSDKYLSYVSMEIKFNFLVRWLKIDFLKRSETFQQMCAWIDFRKLSEAIIMAAKQDPIIGSLEVVSNYEYEKRYDESQTFVGMIVKHEDSRQGKETVIIYDEIKDDWYRLNISLTYIGRKKYFTNTNNKSTFFRVRETPTKDTVIELLSVDGRTFYRSKVTVQTYDTRASSCNDKVFDSICINDQTCVATRMTMVDIIDASLEKRKKEVIQLLVGNIEANSDTTVLYPMFSMELDDGDGYHYISNICLNADNNVALIIPTFNHYSISVYIYEIKSCSLSKIENSEISPNSKVYGCRNGFAFSDEEDPYVTLIEVPEDTDSAHDIVTVFVTDHLFERMIFASDDKLYHFLYYPWRENYILEMAAIDEIERMSIYSHVKWERVTSLELKVELIQSVIQLQLPTNVDRCHLLCPHCESLPRGQKRGYFETCNVSEMSNEQSERDDITEILIIDLSDDEESDSS; encoded by the exons ATGGAGTATCAACAATACTATGAAAAtaggtttacaaatagtgaacTTACTGCAATGTTAAGGCAAGTTAATGAACAGGATGAACATTCATGTGATGTTTCCGTGAAAGTGGGAACATGG GTCAGACGATTCCACACTTCCATATTAAAGGAGAGTGGATTTTTCAACACGTTATTTGGTAACGGAAAATTCCGAGAAAATACCTTTG GAATCATCGAATTCTGTGAAAGAAGATCAACGATTGTGGAGGGAgccattttgtttctttataatgAGGAGCCAGTCATTGATACAAGGTGTATCCAGGAGTTCTTTGACATTGCAGAATTTCTCATGATACCGCGTCTCAAAATATTCTGCGTGAAATGGTTCGAACAAACCCAAAAGACAAACGCACTGATAGACAAATACCTTCCTGTATCCATACTTTACGATGTTGACATTGCTTCTGCCATTGACTACATCAGGACAAATTTGAGAGAACTTATGGATGGATCAAGTTTGCTTAACATAGATACAAACTCATTGCAAAGTTTGCTGTCTGATAAATATCTTTCATATGTTTCGATGGAAATCAAATTCAATTTCTTGGTAAGATGGCTGAAAATCGATTTTCTGAAAAGATCAGAAACATTTCAGCAGATGTGCGCTTGGATAGATTTTCGGAAATTAAGCGAGGCGATAATTATGGCTGCAAAGCAGGATCCAATAATTGGTTCGCTAGAAGTGGTTTCTAATTACGAATATGAAAAAAGATATGATGAATCCCAAACTTTTGTTGGAATGATTGTAAAACATGAAGACAGCCGCCAGGGAAAAGAGACGGTTATTATTTACGACGAAATTAAAGATGATTGGTATCGTCTTAATATAAGTTTGACCTATATCGGACGAAAAAAGTACTTCACTAACACAAATAACAAATCGACGTTCTTCCGTGTCCGTGAAACACCAACTAAAGATACAGTGATAGAATTATTGTCAGTTGATGGAAGAACTTTTTACCGTAGTAAAGTCACAGTGCAAACATATGACACACGGGCGTCATCCTGCAATGATAAAGTGTTTGATtcaatttgtataaatgatCAGACATGTGTTGCGACACGCATGACAATGGTGGATATAATTGATGCGTCATtggaaaaaaggaaaaaagaagTAATACAACTTTTGGTTGGAAATATTGAAGCAAACTCAGACACCACTGTTCTCTACCCAATGTTTTCAATGGAACTTGATGATGGCGATGGCTATCACTACATATCTAACATTTGTTTAAACGCAGATAACAATGTTGCATTGATTATACCAACATTTAATCATTACTCAATATCAgtgtatatttatgaaataaaatcatgttcCTTGAGTAAAATTGAAAACTCTGAAATATCACCAAACTCAAAGGTGTATGGCTGCCGAAACGGATTTGCCTTCTCCGATGAAGAAGATCCATATGTTACTCTGATCGAAGTTCCTGAAGACACAGATAGTGCTCATGATATTGTTACGGTTTTTGTTACAGACCACTTATTCGAGAGGATGATATTCGCAAGTGATGACAAACTTTATCATTTTCTATACTATCCATGGAGAGAAAATTACATTCTAGAAATGGCTGCGATAGATGAAATAGAACGAATGAGTATATATTCACATGTAAAATGGGAACGGGTAACCAGCCTTGAATTAAAAGTTGAACTAATTCAATCTGTTATACAGTTACAATTACCTACAAATGTTGACCGGTGTCATTTACTATGCCCCCATTGTGAATCGCTACCTAGGGGGCAAAAACGAGGTTATTTTGAAACGTGTAATGTGTCTGAAATGTCAAATGAACAAAGTGAACGTGATGACATTACTGAAATACTGATTATTGACCTCTCAGATGATGAGGAAAGTGACTCATCATAA
- the LOC128226186 gene encoding uncharacterized protein LOC128226186 gives MSVGQEEPAEYEFNSTLKGVQVILKHADTQIPCCGTIREWRLAVGQTGTLTFQVWRVNATDSQSLVLVGKNEASLIEGKNTVNIRTNDRISVMEGIAPYFTNEHDEITVYLNTALDDDIYTLEFTDDDPQDISTLVVAMEANDYFDLKSKKVVLKNKLVNGSWSLQFEVKDRCGAIGKMTLDVRVNGFQPVEIVSLPSHVSMLATQLTRQMLHTLELKPKAGIFTCAIDSYMPERSTGNPFILQTESSKSTNGLFAEINKFAFSNIGYN, from the exons ATGTCTGTTGGACAAGAGGAGCCAGCGGAATATGAGTTCAACAGCACACTCAAAG GTGTTCAGGTGATTTTGAAGCATGCAGACACACAGATTCCTTGCTGTGGGACCATCCGTGAATGGCGGCTGGCTGTGGGCCAAACAGGAACACTCACATTCCAG GTTTGGCGGGTTAATGCCACCGATTCTCAATCCCTGGTCCTGGTTGGGAAAAACGAAGCATCTCTGATTGAGG GGAAGAATACTGTGAACATTCGAACTAATGACAGAATCAGTGTAATGGAAG GTATTGCGCCATATTTCACGAACGAACATGATGAGATTACAGTCTATTTAAACACGGCATTGGATGATGATATTTATACATTGGAGTTCACTGATGACGACCCACAGGATATATCTACATTGGTCGTTGCCATGGAAGCTAATGATTATTTTGACCTGAAAAGTAAAA AGGTagtgttaaaaaacaaacttgtcaATGGGTCTTGGTCGCTACAGTTTGAAGTCAAAGATAGATGTGGTGCAATTGGTAAAATGACCTTGGACGTTAGGGTGAATGGTTTTCAG CCTGTAGAAATTGTAAGTCTACCATCACACGTCTCAATGTTGGCAACTCAGCTTACAAGGCAGATGCTACACACCCTTGAGTTGAAACCGAAGGCTGGAATCTTCACTTGTGCTATTGACTCGTATATGCCTGAAAGAAGCACTGGGAATCCCTTTATCTTGCAAACCGAGTCATCGAAGTCAACGAATGGTTTGTTtgctgaaataaataagttcGCCTTTAGTAACATCGGTTATAATTGA
- the LOC128226185 gene encoding protocadherin-3-like, whose product MLYQYFKTCNTSIPVDTVIYVVDVRDDEQLTLRLTCDPSPCPFALNNDGEVRVTSDFPKAQTDFLWTFTADDSFVSVTSPTVNVAITGINTPPTFVYLNNSAVVAEKSPIGLTDIKLLAIIDSNELNSVTVTFTPALCANMFFLPDSLTSSNVLVLNVLSELDYETDPTYCTLHVTLFDGLFTSDPCVLTVEIIDVDENPVWTDSAYVQTLTEVTSGTTVFTSRYGASDPEGTNVSYSISCGTDSGFLSVEKHAVVVTMATTFDLDAAGVEHYKMVCNLTATDAESNMAAIPFTLRIEDANDNYPVFKKGSYTFEIYQGNKSIGSEVGKVTATDADISSPNNELTFSVSPTTDFYITGDAIIHSKVDIGSLSGLSTFELNITATDGGEPALSTTVQIVVVVIPNDVEIYTQIPISGSPTNAVPVDQSAESTTSERFFGDKGSAGIFAVSLITMLGVLTGVGFVAWKLRAGNLMAPKQNATTTDQSNNSNRLSSLEEYSKPASPGNDYLPTAFTLTAHRSARPATVSMDVKTAWKY is encoded by the exons ATGCTTTACCAGTATTTCAAGACTTGCAAC ACGTCGATCCCAGTCGATACGGTTATCTATGTTGTGGATGTAAGAGATGACGAACAATTAACCTTGAGGTTGACATGTGATCCTTCCCCATGCCCGTTTGCTTTGAACAATG ACGGAGAGGTTAGAGTTACTTCTGACTTTCCGAAAGCTCAAACTGATTTTCTTTGGACATTTACGGCTGATGACAGCTTTGTTTCAGTCACGTCTCCGACCGTTAATGTTGCAATAACTG GTATCAACACACCTCCTACCTTTGTCTATTTAAACAATTCTGCTGTTGTCGCCGAGAAATCGCCTATCGGTTTGACAGATATCAAGTTGCTTGCAATAATCGACAGTAACGAACTCAACAGTGTCACAGTTACCTTTACTCCTGCTCTTTGTGCCAACATGTTCTTCCTGCCAGACAGTCTTACCTCGAGCAATG ttttggtCCTAAACGTTCTCTCAGAATTGGATTATGAAACCGATCCTACGTATTGCACCTTGCACGTTACGTTGTTTGACGGTCTTTTTACGTCCGATCCATGCGTGTTAACCGTTGAAATAATTGACGTCGATGAGAATCCTGTTTGGACTGATAGCGCTTACGTACAAACTTTAACGGAAGTTACG AGCGGAACTACTGTCTTTACGTCACGCTACGGTGCATCTGACCCCGAAGGCACTAATGTCTCCTATAGCATTTCTTGCGGGACTGACAGCGGGTTTCTGAGTGTCGAGAAACATGCAGTTgttgttaccatggcaactacATTTGACCTGGATGCGGCTGGAGTAGAACATTACAAAATGGTATGCAACTTAACGGCGACTGATGCCGAAAGCAATATGGCAGCCATACCGTTTACACTCCGCATAGAGGACGCAAATGATAATTATCCCGTCTTTAAAAAGGGATCGTATAcgtttgaaatatatcaag GTAATAAGTCAATAGGCAGCGAGGTAGGGAAAGTGACAGCCACTGACGCGGATATTTCTTCCCCAAATAATGAACTTACCTTCTCAGTCTCCCCAACAACGGATTTCTATATCACCGGAGACGCCATTATCCATAGCAAG GTTGACATTGGATCATTATCTGGATTGTCAACGTTTGAACTTAACATAACTGCAACTGATGGCGGGGAACCGGCACTTTCAACAACAGTACAAATAGTTGTCGTTGTGATTCCTAACGACGTTGAAATTTATACACAAATTCCTATTTCTGGGTCTCCAACCAATGCTGTTCCGGTAGATCAGTCTGCGGAAAGCACTACAAGCGAACGCTTCTTTGGTGATAAAGGCAGCGCTGGCATATTTGCCGTAAGCTTAATAACAATGCTAGGAGTTCTTACTGGCGTCGGATTTGTTGCTTGGAAGCTACGTGCAGGCAATCTGATGGCTCCAAAACAAAACGCAACAACAA CTGACCAAAGTAATAATTCCAACAGGCTGTCCAGCCTAGAAGAATATTCAAAGCCAGCAAGTCCGGGAAACGATTACCTACCAACCGCTTTCACGCTAACTGCTCACAGGTCAGCAAGGCCAGCAACGGTCTCCATGGACGTGAAAACAGCCTGGAAATACTGA